The proteins below come from a single Leifsonia sp. 1010 genomic window:
- a CDS encoding extracellular solute-binding protein, with the protein MRKKAPRTAVALGTGLLAVALALTGCTGGGGGTADNTKPVSQSDIDKAMKTPTTLTFWTWVPDIKNEVALFEKKYPAIKVKVENVGQGAPHYQKLRTALKAGKGAPDVAQIEFQYISSFTVTDSLLNLAPYGANDLGDQYVPWVWNQVKQNNGVYAVPQDSGPMGNLYRKDILDKAGVTTPPTTWEEYATDAAAVKEKTGVYMSNLASSQAGQMLGLLWQAGVKPFGYDGKKGVTVDVNSDEAKKVASYWQGLIQKGYVSTDPDFTDSWYQGLANGKYAGWLTAAWAPVFLQGTAAKTSGLWRAAELPQTPGAKPASGNWGGSSDAVLKTTKNPIAAYELAKFINNDPESTLMFANKQFLFPTLNSTLKDPAFVDQKAEFYGGQEVNKLFANISTTVDTKFDWLPYMDYAYSSYTETMGKALAAKGDLSAGLDAWQKALVSYGTQQGFSVNK; encoded by the coding sequence ATGAGGAAGAAAGCACCGAGAACAGCAGTGGCGCTGGGCACCGGCCTCCTGGCCGTCGCCCTCGCGCTGACCGGCTGCACCGGGGGTGGGGGCGGCACCGCCGACAACACCAAGCCGGTTTCGCAGTCCGACATCGACAAGGCGATGAAGACGCCGACCACCCTCACCTTCTGGACGTGGGTGCCCGATATCAAGAACGAGGTCGCGCTGTTCGAGAAGAAGTACCCCGCGATCAAGGTCAAGGTCGAGAACGTCGGCCAGGGAGCTCCGCACTACCAGAAGCTGCGCACGGCACTGAAGGCGGGCAAGGGCGCCCCGGATGTCGCGCAGATCGAGTTCCAGTACATCTCGTCGTTCACCGTCACCGACAGCCTCCTGAACCTCGCGCCGTACGGCGCGAACGACCTCGGCGACCAGTACGTGCCGTGGGTGTGGAACCAGGTGAAGCAGAACAACGGCGTCTACGCCGTGCCGCAGGACTCGGGCCCAATGGGCAACCTGTACCGCAAGGACATCCTCGACAAGGCCGGCGTCACGACTCCGCCGACCACGTGGGAGGAGTACGCGACCGACGCCGCGGCCGTGAAGGAGAAGACCGGCGTCTACATGTCGAACCTCGCGTCCAGCCAGGCCGGTCAGATGCTCGGTCTCCTCTGGCAGGCCGGCGTGAAGCCGTTCGGCTACGACGGGAAGAAGGGCGTCACGGTCGACGTCAATAGCGACGAGGCCAAGAAGGTGGCCTCGTATTGGCAGGGCCTCATCCAGAAGGGATATGTCTCCACCGATCCCGACTTCACCGACAGCTGGTACCAGGGGCTCGCCAACGGCAAGTACGCCGGCTGGCTGACCGCGGCGTGGGCTCCGGTGTTCCTCCAGGGCACTGCGGCCAAGACCTCCGGGTTGTGGCGTGCCGCCGAGCTGCCGCAGACGCCGGGAGCGAAGCCGGCCTCCGGCAACTGGGGAGGGTCCTCCGACGCGGTCCTGAAGACCACGAAGAACCCGATCGCGGCGTACGAGCTGGCCAAGTTCATCAACAACGACCCGGAGTCGACGCTGATGTTCGCCAACAAGCAGTTCCTGTTCCCGACGCTGAACTCCACGCTGAAGGATCCGGCGTTCGTCGACCAGAAGGCCGAGTTCTACGGCGGCCAGGAGGTCAACAAGCTGTTCGCGAACATCTCCACCACCGTCGACACCAAGTTCGACTGGCTGCCCTACATGGACTACGCCTACTCGAGCTACACCGAGACGATGGGCAAAGCTCTCGCCGCGAAGGGCGATCTCTCCGCCGGGCTCGACGCCTGGCAGAAGGCGCTCGTCAGCTACGGGACCCAGCAGGGCTTCTCCGTCAACAAGTAG
- a CDS encoding sugar ABC transporter permease, whose protein sequence is MTQSVAPGRVRTREHTEKRPRRNANQRRLNIAAYLFVAPFMIVFIVMLLLPLFYSGYLSLFTTQLIGGQTFAGFANYVRAFTDPDFLAGVGRMALFLVIQVPIMLALSLFFALALDSGRVRGSVALRLLIFLPFAVPGVVATLMWGYLYGNDFGPIAQLFRAVGLGAPDLLSDQNMLGSMMNIVTWAFVGYNMIIMYAALRSIPTELFEAAEIDGASQWRVAWSIKIPGIRPAIILTVIFSIIGTFQLFNEPSLLHALAPNVIDNGYTPNYYAYNLAFTNQDVNYAAAIAFLLGLVIAIVSYVVQLSTQRKEARND, encoded by the coding sequence ATGACCCAGTCCGTCGCACCCGGCCGGGTGCGCACGCGCGAGCACACGGAGAAGCGTCCGCGGAGGAACGCGAACCAGCGGCGGCTGAACATCGCCGCCTACCTGTTCGTGGCGCCCTTCATGATCGTCTTCATCGTCATGCTGCTGCTGCCGCTGTTCTACTCCGGCTACCTCAGCCTCTTCACGACGCAGCTGATCGGCGGTCAGACCTTCGCCGGCTTCGCCAACTACGTCCGGGCGTTCACCGACCCGGACTTTCTCGCGGGTGTGGGGCGCATGGCGCTCTTCCTCGTCATCCAGGTGCCGATCATGCTGGCACTGTCGCTGTTCTTCGCCCTCGCGCTCGACAGCGGACGCGTGCGCGGATCGGTCGCCCTCCGGCTCCTGATCTTCCTGCCGTTCGCCGTCCCCGGCGTGGTCGCGACGCTGATGTGGGGCTACCTGTACGGCAACGACTTCGGCCCGATCGCCCAGCTGTTCCGTGCGGTCGGCCTCGGTGCCCCCGACCTGCTGAGCGATCAGAACATGCTCGGCTCGATGATGAACATCGTCACGTGGGCCTTCGTCGGCTACAACATGATCATCATGTACGCGGCGCTCCGCTCGATCCCGACGGAGCTGTTCGAGGCGGCCGAGATCGACGGCGCCAGCCAGTGGCGGGTGGCGTGGAGCATCAAGATCCCCGGGATCCGGCCCGCGATCATCCTGACGGTGATCTTCTCGATCATCGGGACGTTCCAGCTGTTCAACGAGCCGAGCCTCCTGCACGCGCTCGCGCCGAACGTCATCGACAACGGCTACACGCCCAACTACTACGCGTACAACCTGGCGTTCACGAACCAGGACGTCAACTACGCCGCCGCCATCGCCTTCCTGCTCGGTCTGGTGATCGCGATCGTGTCGTACGTCGTCCAGCTCTCGACGCAGCGGAAGGAGGCCCGCAATGACTGA
- a CDS encoding amidohydrolase, with amino-acid sequence MTDPAETILYRNARVFTADADPSPAWADAFTVSGDRIAWVGHDGDATPPADRVVDLGGRLVLPGFTDAHTHLLMMGAALGQVYLTGARDLDGIQSLLREARAADPDATVLRGRGWLFDAVPGGAPTAGMIDAAVRDIPVYLDANDYHSCWLNTAALAELGITRETPDPIGGEIVRDADGEPTGLLLETAATQYAWAQRDAATTDADRDAQVERTLAAYAAAGVTGAVDMAMDAYGLEALRRAQERRGGELPIRIAAHWLVTNTGDDEQNLAQVAEAARVAAEPSSPRLRVIGIKLILDGVIDACTAAMRQPYANGENADPIWPLERLTPVVVAADAAGLQIAQHAIGDYASQIALDALERAVAENGELPRRHRIEHLEYAAPGTAERMARLGVTASMQPVHADPAIFDNWMQMLGDDRVERAFPWPEYEDAGALLAFSTDSPTAPHDALANMYVAATRASALVPSVTAVQPQYALPLERAIAHATRDAAASVGDGSWRGRIAPGHAADVIVLDADVFAQDPSSLLSARVVQTIVGGRTVYSG; translated from the coding sequence GTGACCGACCCCGCCGAGACCATCCTGTACCGCAACGCCCGCGTCTTCACTGCGGACGCGGACCCGAGCCCCGCCTGGGCGGACGCCTTCACCGTCAGCGGCGACCGGATCGCCTGGGTCGGGCACGACGGCGACGCCACCCCGCCGGCCGACCGTGTCGTCGACCTCGGCGGCCGCCTCGTCCTGCCCGGGTTCACGGACGCGCACACCCACCTGCTGATGATGGGCGCCGCCCTCGGCCAGGTGTACCTGACCGGTGCTCGCGACCTGGACGGCATCCAATCGCTGCTGCGCGAGGCGCGCGCGGCCGACCCCGACGCGACGGTGCTCCGCGGACGCGGCTGGCTGTTCGACGCGGTGCCCGGCGGAGCGCCCACCGCCGGCATGATCGACGCGGCGGTGCGCGATATCCCGGTCTACCTGGATGCGAACGACTACCACTCCTGCTGGCTCAACACGGCGGCGCTGGCCGAGCTCGGCATCACCCGCGAGACGCCCGATCCGATCGGCGGCGAGATCGTGCGCGACGCCGACGGCGAACCGACCGGGCTGCTGCTCGAGACCGCCGCGACCCAGTACGCCTGGGCGCAGCGGGACGCCGCGACCACCGACGCCGACCGGGACGCCCAGGTGGAGCGGACCCTCGCGGCCTATGCGGCGGCCGGGGTGACGGGCGCGGTCGACATGGCGATGGACGCCTACGGCCTGGAGGCGCTCCGGCGTGCGCAGGAGCGTCGCGGAGGAGAGCTGCCGATCCGCATCGCCGCGCACTGGCTCGTGACCAACACGGGCGACGACGAGCAGAACCTCGCGCAGGTCGCGGAGGCAGCGCGCGTTGCGGCCGAGCCATCCTCTCCCCGGCTGCGTGTGATCGGGATCAAGCTGATCCTGGACGGCGTGATCGACGCCTGCACCGCGGCGATGCGCCAGCCGTACGCGAACGGCGAGAACGCCGACCCGATCTGGCCGCTGGAGCGTCTGACGCCCGTCGTGGTCGCCGCCGACGCCGCCGGCCTGCAGATCGCGCAGCACGCGATCGGAGACTACGCGAGCCAGATCGCACTCGACGCGCTGGAGCGCGCCGTCGCCGAGAACGGGGAGCTGCCGCGGCGTCACCGCATCGAGCACCTGGAGTACGCCGCACCCGGAACGGCCGAGCGGATGGCGCGCCTCGGTGTCACGGCGTCGATGCAGCCGGTCCACGCCGACCCGGCGATCTTCGACAACTGGATGCAGATGCTCGGCGACGACCGGGTCGAACGCGCCTTCCCGTGGCCGGAATACGAGGACGCCGGAGCGCTTCTCGCGTTCTCGACGGACTCGCCGACGGCCCCTCACGACGCCCTGGCCAACATGTACGTCGCCGCGACGCGCGCGTCGGCCCTGGTGCCCTCGGTGACCGCGGTGCAGCCGCAGTACGCCCTGCCTCTCGAGCGCGCCATCGCGCACGCCACGCGGGATGCCGCCGCCTCCGTCGGAGACGGCTCCTGGCGCGGGCGGATCGCGCCGGGCCACGCAGCGGACGTCATCGTGCTCGACGCGGATGTGTTCGCGCAAGACCCCTCGTCGCTGCTGAGCGCCCGGGTCGTCCAGACCATCGTCGGCGGACGGACGGTGTACTCGGGCTAG
- a CDS encoding carbohydrate ABC transporter permease, translating into MTETATGSPLPAVDDASPRRRTARRGARAYNRETQRSTLLTVMLWICALYFVLPIVWLFIASTKSNADLFTTFGFAFGRTFELFTNIGAVFTAQNGIYLHWAINTLVYALVSAVGASLLATMAGYAFAKYRFPGSVLMFSVVLGAIMIPLTALALPTYLMFSQIGITNTPAAVIVPSLVSPFGVFLMRVYAADAIPDSMIEAGRVDGAGEFRIFWQVGLRLLGPGIVTVFLFALVGTWNNYFLPLIMLNSSELYPLTVGLAQQQATSAAGGGSQALFSVVITGSLVSIIPLVIAFLFLQRYWTTGLASGSVKE; encoded by the coding sequence ATGACTGAGACCGCCACCGGCAGCCCGCTGCCCGCCGTCGACGACGCATCGCCGCGTCGCCGGACCGCGCGCCGCGGCGCACGCGCCTACAACCGGGAGACGCAGCGCAGCACCCTGCTCACCGTGATGCTCTGGATCTGCGCGCTGTACTTCGTGCTCCCGATCGTCTGGCTGTTCATCGCATCGACGAAGAGCAACGCCGACCTGTTCACCACGTTCGGCTTCGCCTTCGGGCGCACCTTCGAGCTGTTCACCAATATCGGCGCGGTGTTCACGGCGCAGAACGGCATCTACCTGCACTGGGCGATCAACACGCTCGTCTACGCGCTGGTGAGCGCGGTCGGCGCCTCGCTGCTCGCGACCATGGCCGGGTACGCCTTCGCGAAGTACCGCTTCCCGGGATCCGTTCTGATGTTCAGCGTGGTGCTCGGCGCGATCATGATCCCGCTGACCGCTCTGGCCCTCCCGACCTACCTGATGTTCAGCCAGATCGGCATCACGAACACCCCGGCCGCGGTCATCGTGCCGTCGCTGGTCAGCCCGTTCGGCGTGTTCCTCATGCGGGTTTACGCGGCGGACGCCATCCCAGACTCCATGATCGAGGCCGGTCGGGTGGATGGGGCGGGCGAGTTCCGCATCTTCTGGCAGGTCGGTCTCCGCCTCCTCGGACCGGGCATCGTCACGGTGTTCCTGTTCGCGCTGGTCGGCACCTGGAACAACTACTTCCTGCCGCTGATCATGCTGAACAGCTCCGAGCTCTACCCGCTGACGGTGGGGCTCGCCCAGCAGCAGGCGACGAGCGCGGCGGGCGGGGGATCGCAGGCGCTGTTCTCCGTCGTCATCACGGGTTCGCTCGTGTCGATCATCCCTCTGGTCATCGCGTTCCTGTTCCTGCAGCGATACTGGACGACCGGACTAGCGAGCGGGAGTGTCAAAGAGTGA
- a CDS encoding LacI family DNA-binding transcriptional regulator, whose translation MAATLHDVSRLAGVSIKTVSNVINDYPYVRDSTRQRVLAAIAELDYTPNLSARSLRSGRTNVISLIIPELRNAYFAELADSVMRAARERGLSVLIEQFGNDRASELSVLRNRSGRMVDGILYSVLGLDESDREAIAEVSTPMVLLGERIFNGPKDHVTMQNVEGSRAATELVLAGGRRRVLALGAHPGEVIGSAGLRLAGYREALEAAGVAYDERFVVPAGTWHRADGARAMRAFLETGLEFDAVVAFNDTLALGALRVLQEAGYRVPEDVALIGFDDIDETHYSMPTLSTIDPGRDDIARRAVDLLIRRIEEDADTLEPEEIAVPFRVIQRESTPPAPAFADAAAPDEAPVPAEA comes from the coding sequence ATGGCAGCGACGCTGCACGACGTGAGCCGGCTCGCCGGGGTGTCGATCAAGACGGTCTCGAACGTGATCAACGACTACCCGTACGTGCGGGACAGCACGCGTCAGCGCGTCCTCGCGGCCATCGCCGAACTCGACTACACGCCCAACCTGTCGGCACGCAGCCTGCGGTCCGGGCGCACCAACGTCATCAGCCTCATCATCCCGGAGCTGCGGAACGCGTACTTCGCCGAGCTCGCGGATTCGGTCATGCGGGCGGCACGCGAGCGCGGGCTGTCGGTGCTGATCGAGCAGTTCGGCAACGACCGCGCCAGCGAGCTGTCCGTGCTGCGCAACCGCAGCGGCCGCATGGTCGACGGCATCCTCTACAGCGTGCTCGGTCTGGATGAGTCGGACCGGGAGGCCATCGCCGAAGTCAGCACGCCCATGGTGCTGCTGGGCGAACGGATCTTCAACGGTCCCAAAGACCACGTGACGATGCAGAACGTCGAGGGATCCCGCGCCGCCACCGAACTCGTCCTGGCCGGCGGCCGCCGTCGGGTGCTCGCGCTCGGTGCGCACCCCGGCGAGGTGATCGGCTCCGCCGGGCTGCGCCTCGCGGGGTACCGGGAGGCGTTGGAGGCCGCGGGCGTCGCGTACGACGAGCGCTTCGTCGTGCCCGCCGGCACCTGGCACCGTGCCGACGGCGCGCGCGCCATGCGCGCCTTCCTGGAGACGGGCCTCGAGTTCGACGCCGTCGTGGCCTTCAACGACACCCTCGCACTCGGTGCCCTCCGCGTGCTGCAGGAGGCCGGCTACCGCGTGCCGGAGGACGTCGCCCTGATCGGCTTCGACGACATCGACGAGACGCACTACTCCATGCCGACCCTCTCGACGATCGACCCCGGACGCGACGACATCGCCCGCCGCGCCGTCGACCTGCTGATCCGGCGGATCGAAGAGGACGCGGACACCCTGGAGCCGGAGGAGATCGCGGTGCCGTTCCGCGTCATCCAGCGCGAGTCGACGCCGCCGGCGCCGGCCTTCGCGGACGCTGCTGCTCCCGACGAGGCGCCGGTACCCGCCGAGGCGTGA
- a CDS encoding cytosine permease, with amino-acid sequence MSGTQAREEQFVDASTQPETRGIEVIGDAERHGRARDLFFVWAAPGVSILNFTIGATLILLGLEIWQAIAVIVAASLLWVFPGLIAASGPAAGTSGSVVTRAMYGILGNKLFVAFVGWFIGAVFLSLTWLASSFMGADLLRRVGLDDPVWVPIGVTIVVSAVTILVAIFGHGLILRIYPILAIVLFDIFIVVSGFILPTVDWQYTAPEPLGGVELWSAVSIGFTILASTPLSFINSPDIARYLPRTTRPANIAAATALGGALPFIVFTSVGVLLATGLKASAFDAGIDVALFDLLPEWLGPVLVIGVVLNTIALNAMTTYTSSMALQAIGFRLKRIPAAIIVGVVGTALTIYLVLSSSLLQAANLMLQFLVIVSGPAMAIFVVDVLRRRYVYDSVDLFDTRRGAPFWFTGGWSIPGIAALVLGGFVTAICLSTDVWTGPIAASIGSIDLSVPLGMIVAATVYALLSRTRLGKEGRL; translated from the coding sequence ATGTCCGGAACGCAAGCCCGCGAGGAGCAGTTCGTCGACGCCTCCACACAACCGGAGACGCGCGGCATCGAGGTCATCGGCGACGCCGAGCGGCACGGCCGGGCACGAGACCTCTTCTTCGTGTGGGCCGCCCCCGGCGTCAGCATCCTGAACTTCACCATCGGCGCGACCCTCATCCTGCTCGGGCTCGAGATCTGGCAAGCGATCGCGGTCATCGTCGCCGCGTCCCTGCTCTGGGTCTTCCCCGGACTCATCGCGGCGAGCGGGCCGGCCGCCGGAACCTCCGGTTCGGTCGTGACGCGCGCGATGTACGGCATCCTCGGCAACAAGCTCTTCGTCGCCTTCGTCGGCTGGTTCATCGGCGCCGTCTTCCTCTCGCTGACCTGGCTCGCGTCCTCCTTCATGGGCGCCGACCTGCTGCGCCGCGTCGGCCTGGACGACCCGGTGTGGGTGCCGATCGGCGTCACGATCGTGGTGTCGGCGGTGACCATCCTGGTGGCGATCTTCGGTCACGGGCTGATCCTCCGGATCTATCCGATCCTCGCGATCGTGCTGTTCGACATCTTCATCGTGGTGTCGGGCTTCATCCTCCCGACCGTGGACTGGCAGTACACCGCGCCCGAGCCGCTCGGGGGAGTGGAGCTGTGGTCGGCCGTCTCGATCGGCTTCACGATCCTCGCGTCCACACCGCTGTCGTTCATCAACAGCCCCGACATCGCGCGCTACCTGCCGCGCACGACCCGGCCCGCGAACATCGCCGCCGCGACCGCGCTGGGCGGCGCGCTCCCGTTCATCGTGTTCACCAGTGTCGGAGTGCTGCTGGCCACCGGGTTGAAGGCGAGCGCGTTCGACGCCGGCATCGACGTCGCCCTCTTCGACCTGCTGCCGGAATGGCTCGGGCCGGTGCTCGTCATCGGGGTCGTCCTCAACACGATCGCGCTGAACGCGATGACCACCTACACCTCGAGCATGGCGCTGCAGGCCATCGGATTCCGGCTCAAGCGCATCCCGGCCGCCATCATCGTGGGCGTGGTCGGGACGGCGCTGACCATCTACCTGGTGCTCTCGTCCAGCCTGCTCCAGGCCGCCAACCTGATGCTGCAGTTCCTCGTCATCGTGTCCGGCCCCGCCATGGCGATCTTCGTCGTCGACGTGCTTCGGCGCCGCTACGTGTACGACAGCGTCGACCTGTTCGACACCCGGCGCGGCGCGCCGTTCTGGTTCACGGGCGGGTGGAGCATTCCCGGTATCGCCGCCCTCGTCCTCGGCGGCTTCGTCACCGCCATCTGCCTGTCCACCGACGTGTGGACCGGCCCGATAGCTGCGTCGATCGGCTCCATCGACCTCTCGGTGCCGCTCGGAATGATCGTCGCCGCCACTGTGTACGCCCTGTTGAGCCGCACCCGGCTCGGGAAGGAGGGACGGCTGTGA
- a CDS encoding TetR family transcriptional regulator, which produces MESSASPPRSRKAPEERREEILSEAASIALDEGLERITLRAVATRLGVRPGLISHYFPAAEDLVDEAFVRAATIERERFFPDAGSPLERLAHFVHHIETGASLPLARLWLNARHLSRFIPSLEATLQEQDSLDRARLRAIIEDGVASGDFAAVDPEAASIRILIAVDGGGSYVNSTDDLTHPAHVHFVADVAEWTLGLAPGTLGAVATS; this is translated from the coding sequence ATGGAGTCAAGCGCATCCCCTCCCCGCTCCCGGAAAGCGCCGGAGGAGCGACGGGAGGAGATCCTGTCCGAGGCGGCATCCATCGCCCTCGACGAGGGGCTCGAGCGCATCACCCTGCGCGCCGTCGCCACCCGCCTCGGCGTCCGCCCCGGGCTCATCTCGCACTACTTCCCGGCGGCGGAGGACCTCGTCGACGAGGCGTTCGTGCGGGCGGCGACGATCGAACGCGAGCGGTTCTTCCCCGACGCCGGCTCGCCGCTGGAACGCCTGGCGCACTTCGTCCACCACATCGAGACGGGCGCCTCCCTGCCCCTCGCCCGCCTGTGGCTCAACGCCCGGCACCTGTCGCGCTTCATCCCGAGCCTCGAGGCCACCCTGCAAGAGCAGGATTCGCTCGACCGCGCCCGCCTGCGCGCGATCATCGAGGACGGCGTCGCGTCCGGCGACTTCGCCGCCGTCGACCCGGAGGCGGCGAGCATCCGCATCCTCATCGCGGTCGACGGCGGCGGCTCGTACGTGAACAGCACCGACGACCTCACCCACCCGGCGCACGTGCACTTCGTCGCCGACGTCGCCGAGTGGACGCTCGGCCTCGCCCCGGGAACGCTCGGCGCCGTCGCGACGAGCTGA
- a CDS encoding beta-galactosidase — protein sequence MSGFWYGGDYNPEQWPEEVWREDVRLMDRAGVNLASVGIFSWARIEPRDGEFDFAWLDEVLDLLHAGGVRVDLATATASPPPWLALKHPEMLPVTVDGVTLSSGSRQAYCPSSPVYRRYAARLVERIVERYADHPALSLWHVNNEYGCHVSHCYCDASAAAFRVWLEEKYGTIEALNDAWGTAFWSQHYAGFDEILPPRAAPTFKNPTQVLDFDRFSSDELLACFRAEAAIIRARSDVPITTNFMGFFKPADYWTWAQEVDIVSDDSYPDPADPLAPAYGAMQRDLMRSLGGGAPWLLMEQSPGAVNWRERNAAKLPGQMRAWSYQSVARGADGILFFQWRQAVAGAEKFHAGMLPHGGTDTRVFREVEQLGAELATLSSVDGLLGQPVPAQVAIVFDWDSWWAIEQKASPTTISYLADVLGWHIALSAAGVTVDFVQATGDLSGYRAVVVPSLFVASDAQLEALDAYAAGGGSLVVGYLTGILDPDLHVRTGGYLGVLRETLGLWVEEFAPPAAPDLAALGGGEPPAVGVRGERIGGRASASLWSEYVRVDSADVEAVFDGGAPDGHPAVTRHARGSGQAWYVATRLDAEPLGLLLESILAEAGVERLPRIPGVEFVRRGAFLAAINHGQEPVALDLPGTDVLTGGSAAGLRLEPQGVALIREE from the coding sequence GTGAGTGGATTCTGGTACGGCGGCGACTACAACCCCGAGCAGTGGCCGGAGGAGGTGTGGCGCGAGGACGTGCGCCTGATGGACCGGGCGGGCGTGAACCTCGCGTCGGTCGGCATCTTCTCGTGGGCGCGCATCGAACCGAGGGACGGCGAGTTCGACTTCGCCTGGCTGGATGAGGTGCTCGACCTGCTGCACGCGGGCGGAGTGCGCGTCGACCTGGCCACGGCCACGGCCTCGCCTCCGCCGTGGTTGGCGCTGAAGCATCCCGAGATGCTGCCGGTGACCGTCGACGGCGTCACGCTCTCGTCGGGGAGCAGGCAGGCGTACTGCCCCAGCTCGCCGGTGTATCGCCGCTACGCCGCGCGGCTGGTCGAGCGGATCGTCGAACGCTACGCCGACCATCCCGCGCTCTCGCTGTGGCACGTCAACAACGAGTACGGCTGCCACGTCAGCCACTGCTACTGCGACGCGTCGGCCGCGGCGTTCCGGGTCTGGCTGGAGGAGAAGTACGGCACGATCGAGGCGCTCAACGACGCGTGGGGAACGGCCTTCTGGTCGCAGCACTACGCCGGCTTCGACGAGATCCTCCCGCCGCGCGCCGCGCCGACCTTCAAGAACCCGACCCAGGTGCTCGACTTCGACCGTTTCAGCTCGGACGAGCTGCTGGCCTGCTTCCGGGCCGAGGCGGCCATCATCCGCGCCCGGTCGGACGTGCCGATCACGACCAATTTCATGGGCTTCTTCAAGCCGGCCGACTACTGGACGTGGGCGCAGGAGGTCGACATCGTCTCCGACGACTCGTACCCCGACCCCGCCGATCCGCTCGCCCCGGCGTACGGGGCGATGCAGCGCGACCTGATGCGCTCCCTCGGCGGCGGCGCGCCCTGGCTGCTGATGGAGCAGTCACCCGGCGCGGTGAACTGGCGCGAGCGGAACGCCGCGAAGCTGCCCGGGCAGATGCGCGCCTGGTCGTACCAGAGCGTTGCGCGCGGAGCCGACGGCATCCTCTTCTTCCAGTGGCGGCAGGCGGTCGCGGGCGCGGAGAAGTTCCACGCCGGGATGCTGCCCCACGGGGGCACGGACACCCGCGTCTTCCGCGAGGTCGAGCAGCTCGGTGCCGAACTGGCGACGCTGTCGTCGGTCGACGGCCTGCTCGGGCAACCCGTCCCCGCACAGGTCGCCATCGTCTTCGACTGGGACTCCTGGTGGGCGATCGAGCAGAAGGCGTCGCCGACCACCATCTCGTACCTCGCCGACGTCCTGGGCTGGCACATCGCCCTGTCGGCGGCGGGCGTGACGGTGGACTTCGTCCAGGCCACGGGCGACCTGTCCGGCTATCGGGCCGTGGTCGTCCCGTCGCTGTTCGTCGCGAGCGACGCCCAGCTGGAGGCGCTCGACGCGTACGCGGCGGGCGGCGGATCGCTCGTCGTCGGGTACCTCACCGGCATCCTCGACCCCGACCTCCACGTGCGCACCGGCGGATACCTCGGAGTGCTTCGCGAGACGCTCGGCCTCTGGGTGGAGGAGTTCGCCCCGCCCGCCGCGCCGGACCTCGCCGCGCTCGGCGGTGGCGAGCCGCCCGCCGTCGGCGTCCGCGGCGAGCGCATCGGCGGCCGGGCCTCCGCGTCGCTCTGGTCGGAGTACGTGCGCGTCGATTCGGCCGACGTGGAGGCGGTCTTCGACGGCGGAGCGCCGGACGGGCATCCGGCGGTGACCCGTCACGCCCGTGGTTCCGGGCAGGCCTGGTACGTCGCCACTCGTCTGGACGCCGAACCGCTCGGGCTGCTGCTGGAGTCCATCCTCGCCGAGGCCGGTGTGGAGCGGCTGCCGCGCATCCCGGGCGTGGAGTTCGTCCGCCGCGGCGCGTTCCTCGCCGCGATCAATCACGGTCAGGAGCCGGTGGCGCTCGACCTGCCCGGCACCGACGTCCTCACGGGAGGGTCGGCGGCCGGTCTGCGACTGGAGCCGCAGGGGGTGGCGCTCATCCGGGAGGAGTGA